The Gemmatimonadota bacterium genome has a window encoding:
- a CDS encoding tetratricopeptide repeat protein translates to MNFAKRGAPCHEPRLPAFASTATLLLTLLTSTSCSPGGESESTPPFLETPSAALSEGRIEDAFRLLVKVCADHPDSPQAHRLLAQTCLRAGRTRRGVRAITRALELNDADPESHRISARLDDSRFHPVDAIASARRALHLDPVHLEGHLLLGRLLLGAADNEGAVVAFRRAHELAPESSPALRGLARSLVLAGHQDEGDPLVEEYLRKHPRDGELVHLRGLSRMRGGDFDGAEEDFRATIRMQPHIPSAHYNLARILRQSERPEEAERVLATFHVVNKRDREIRILQRVLLGRPDDISVARKLARLLEKAKRTEEAARAAARVRELRREAEEQSRG, encoded by the coding sequence GTGAACTTCGCGAAGCGTGGCGCCCCCTGCCACGAACCTCGCCTGCCCGCGTTCGCGTCCACAGCCACGCTTCTCCTCACGCTGCTCACATCCACATCCTGCTCCCCCGGCGGGGAATCGGAAAGCACCCCACCGTTTCTGGAGACGCCCAGCGCCGCCCTGTCCGAAGGCCGGATCGAGGATGCGTTCCGTCTTCTAGTCAAGGTGTGCGCGGACCACCCGGACTCCCCGCAGGCCCACCGGCTTCTCGCGCAGACCTGCCTTCGCGCCGGACGCACCCGTCGAGGCGTCCGTGCGATCACCCGCGCACTGGAACTGAACGACGCGGACCCAGAGTCGCACCGGATCTCCGCGCGCCTCGACGATTCCCGCTTCCATCCCGTGGATGCCATCGCCTCCGCGCGAAGGGCGCTGCACCTCGATCCCGTTCACCTGGAGGGCCACCTGCTGCTCGGCCGCCTTCTTCTGGGCGCCGCTGACAACGAAGGCGCGGTCGTCGCATTCCGAAGAGCGCACGAGCTCGCCCCGGAGAGTTCCCCGGCCCTTCGCGGCCTTGCCCGGTCGCTGGTGCTCGCGGGCCATCAGGACGAAGGCGACCCGCTGGTGGAGGAATACCTCCGCAAGCATCCCCGGGACGGGGAACTCGTCCACCTGCGCGGACTCTCACGAATGCGCGGGGGGGATTTCGACGGCGCGGAGGAGGACTTCCGCGCAACCATCCGGATGCAGCCGCACATCCCTTCCGCGCACTACAACCTGGCGCGGATCCTTCGCCAGAGTGAGCGGCCGGAAGAGGCGGAGCGAGTCCTCGCCACCTTTCATGTGGTGAACAAGCGCGACCGCGAAATCCGCATTCTCCAGAGGGTGCTCCTGGGCCGGCCGGACGACATCTCCGTGGCAAGGAAACTCGCGAGACTCCTGGAGAAGGCGAAACGCACCGAAGAAGCCGCGCGCGCCGCCGCACGGGTTCGGGAGCTGCGCAGAGAGGCTGAGGAGCAGAGCCGGGGCTAG
- a CDS encoding multiheme c-type cytochrome, whose amino-acid sequence MPVRLVCAFTLLGMVTLIVACSGSGTGPGSGDASGLFDSPEDCGSCHPQHLQEWQRSMHAYGATDPIMLRLREIAEEMGAGGVGEECIQCHGPSQARAEEMEDPGVDPQDLAEHGLSCDVCHSISEVPPVADISFLADLDPTGAKYGRMTDPVPNEDHPSLHRSFFGSSAICAPCHQVDLPDGVGLENTFREWQQTNLSGMGVECQTCHMKTYTGRAATDSPVREGIHRHTVVGVDYAYAPFQGIDLEAQKADIQDLLENAVSVSVEGIPAEAAPGEALDVVVRVTNDQTGHSIPSGVSFSREMWVSIAVTDSAGASVYRSGYLLANGDLVTVAEDPDLTLFHSKLYDADGERTLLSFVATSIDDSLLLPYMSTRTAHYPVTVPAAASGPLTVEIMLRFRPIAPPILRAIDLPELLPIEIFDMWSASYTVAVTG is encoded by the coding sequence ATGCCCGTCAGGCTGGTTTGCGCGTTCACACTCCTCGGCATGGTCACTCTGATCGTCGCATGCTCCGGAAGCGGGACGGGTCCGGGCTCGGGAGATGCCTCGGGCCTTTTTGACAGCCCGGAAGACTGTGGCTCCTGCCATCCGCAGCATCTTCAGGAGTGGCAGCGTTCCATGCACGCATACGGCGCGACGGATCCCATCATGCTTCGCCTGCGGGAGATCGCGGAAGAAATGGGCGCGGGAGGCGTCGGAGAAGAGTGCATTCAGTGTCATGGTCCTTCGCAGGCTCGCGCGGAAGAGATGGAGGACCCCGGCGTGGACCCGCAGGATCTGGCGGAGCACGGGTTGTCCTGCGATGTCTGCCATTCCATCTCGGAAGTGCCGCCTGTCGCGGACATTTCCTTCCTTGCGGATCTGGACCCCACGGGCGCGAAGTACGGGCGGATGACGGATCCCGTCCCGAACGAGGACCACCCGTCTCTTCACCGATCGTTCTTCGGGTCTTCCGCGATCTGCGCACCTTGCCATCAGGTGGACCTACCGGATGGGGTCGGGCTGGAGAACACATTCCGCGAATGGCAGCAGACCAACCTCTCCGGCATGGGGGTGGAATGCCAGACCTGCCACATGAAGACCTACACGGGTCGTGCCGCTACGGATTCGCCCGTCCGCGAGGGAATCCACCGGCATACGGTGGTCGGCGTGGACTACGCCTACGCCCCGTTTCAGGGGATCGATCTGGAGGCGCAGAAGGCGGACATTCAGGATCTGCTGGAGAATGCGGTCTCCGTGAGTGTGGAAGGGATCCCGGCAGAAGCGGCCCCGGGCGAGGCGCTGGATGTGGTGGTTCGCGTGACCAACGACCAGACCGGGCACTCCATCCCGTCGGGCGTTTCGTTTTCGAGGGAGATGTGGGTCTCGATTGCCGTGACGGACAGTGCCGGTGCGTCGGTGTATCGGTCAGGGTACCTTCTGGCCAACGGAGACCTGGTCACGGTGGCGGAGGATCCGGATCTCACGCTGTTCCACTCGAAGCTCTACGACGCAGACGGGGAACGCACGCTTCTTTCGTTTGTGGCCACCTCCATCGACGATTCGCTGCTCCTTCCGTACATGAGCACGCGCACCGCGCACTATCCGGTGACGGTCCCCGCGGCGGCTTCCGGACCGCTGACGGTGGAGATCATGCTTCGGTTCCGACCGATCGCCCCGCCCATTCTGCGCGCCATTGATCTTCCCGAGTTGCTTCCGATCGAGATCTTCGATATGTGGAGCGCATCGTATACCGTGGCGGTGACGGGCTAG
- a CDS encoding response regulator: MRILIAEDDPTSLRVLETFLGRWGYEVVSARDGIEAWELLERPDAPRLVVLDWMMPGMEGLEIVRRLREAEEDSGEHSARYLIMLTAKGSREDTLEGLRAGVDDYVSKPFDKDELKARLSVGARMVSLQAKLAERVFELEAALGQVKALRGLLPICSYCKKIRDDRNYWTEVESYVERHSHAEFSHGVCPDCYQEHLKPDLDEMRRQPPSSTGS, encoded by the coding sequence TTGAGAATCCTGATTGCCGAAGACGATCCCACCTCACTGAGGGTCCTGGAGACCTTCCTCGGGCGTTGGGGATACGAGGTGGTGTCCGCGCGCGACGGGATCGAGGCGTGGGAGTTGCTCGAACGACCCGATGCGCCCCGCCTGGTGGTGCTCGACTGGATGATGCCGGGGATGGAAGGTCTGGAGATTGTGCGACGCCTTCGCGAGGCCGAGGAGGATTCGGGCGAACACTCCGCACGGTACCTCATTATGCTGACGGCCAAGGGAAGCCGGGAGGACACGCTTGAAGGGCTGCGTGCGGGAGTTGACGACTATGTCTCGAAGCCCTTCGACAAGGACGAACTCAAAGCCCGACTGAGCGTCGGAGCGCGAATGGTCAGTCTTCAGGCGAAGCTTGCCGAACGCGTGTTCGAGCTGGAGGCCGCGCTCGGGCAGGTGAAGGCGCTTCGAGGACTGCTCCCCATTTGCTCCTACTGCAAGAAGATCCGCGATGACCGGAACTACTGGACGGAAGTCGAGAGTTATGTGGAACGGCATTCGCACGCCGAGTTCAGCCACGGCGTCTGCCCCGACTGCTATCAGGAGCACCTGAAGCCGGACCTCGACGAGATGCGCCGCCAGCCGCCGAGTTCAACCGGATCCTGA